A section of the Clostridium felsineum DSM 794 genome encodes:
- the sigG gene encoding RNA polymerase sporulation sigma factor SigG, whose protein sequence is MVINKVEICGVNTSKLPVLKEKEMRELLISMRNGNITDREKFIKGNLRLVLSVIQRFNNRGENADDLFQVGCIGLIKSIDNFDLSQNVKFSTYAVPMIIGEIRRYLRDNNSIRVSRSLRDIAYRALQVRDRLISKDNKEPTVSQIAKELKIPREEVIFALDAIQDPISLFEPIYHDDGDAIFVMDQISDNKNLDDSWLQNISIKEAMKKLSDREKMILNMRFFDGRTQMEVADEIGISQAQVSRLEKTALKHMKKYV, encoded by the coding sequence GTGGTTATAAATAAGGTTGAGATTTGCGGCGTCAATACGTCTAAACTTCCAGTTCTAAAAGAAAAAGAAATGCGAGAATTATTGATCAGTATGAGAAATGGTAATATTACTGATAGGGAAAAATTTATAAAAGGAAACTTAAGGTTAGTACTTAGTGTCATCCAAAGATTTAATAATAGGGGGGAAAACGCAGATGACTTATTTCAAGTTGGATGCATAGGACTTATAAAGTCTATAGACAATTTCGATTTGAGCCAAAATGTAAAATTTTCTACTTATGCGGTTCCAATGATTATAGGAGAGATAAGGAGATACTTGAGGGATAATAATTCTATTAGGGTTAGTAGATCTCTTAGAGATATAGCATATAGAGCACTTCAAGTTCGGGATAGACTCATAAGTAAAGATAATAAAGAACCTACTGTTTCGCAAATCGCTAAAGAACTAAAAATACCTCGTGAGGAAGTGATTTTTGCTCTAGATGCAATACAAGATCCAATATCTCTGTTTGAACCTATATATCATGATGATGGTGATGCGATATTTGTAATGGATCAAATAAGTGATAATAAAAATCTAGATGATAGTTGGCTTCAGAATATTTCTATTAAAGAAGCTATGAAAAAGCTAAGTGACAGGGAAAAAATGATACTTAATATGAGATTTTTTGATGGTAGAACGCAAATGGAAGTTGCAGATGAAATAGGAATTTCACAAGCTCAAGTATCTAGGCTTGAAAAAACGGCACTTAAACACATGAAAAAGTACGTTTAA
- the nrdR gene encoding transcriptional regulator NrdR: protein MKCPFCGYGESKVVDSRSTEDNMAIRRRRECLECSKRYTTYEKVEDIPILVIKKDSSREFFDKSKVINGLIKSCEKRPVSRQQIENIASEIEKSISNQMLTEIKSDTIGEMVMEKLKEIDEIAYVRFASVYRQFKDINTFMEEILNLVNKK from the coding sequence TTGAAATGCCCATTTTGTGGATATGGTGAGAGTAAGGTAGTTGATTCTAGATCTACCGAGGACAACATGGCTATAAGAAGAAGGCGTGAATGTCTTGAATGCAGTAAAAGATATACAACTTATGAGAAAGTAGAAGATATACCTATATTAGTTATCAAGAAAGACTCAAGTAGAGAATTTTTTGATAAATCTAAAGTAATAAATGGGCTTATAAAGTCTTGTGAAAAGAGACCAGTGTCTAGGCAACAAATAGAAAATATAGCTTCTGAAATAGAAAAATCTATAAGTAATCAAATGCTTACAGAAATAAAATCAGATACTATTGGTGAGATGGTAATGGAAAAACTTAAAGAAATAGATGAAATTGCTTATGTAAGATTTGCATCCGTTTATAGGCAATTTAAAGATATAAACACATTTATGGAGGAAATTCTAAATCTTGTAAATAAAAAGTAG
- the pgeF gene encoding peptidoglycan editing factor PgeF, with protein sequence MYTKKEDKYSFLEFKDDNFELYFSTAENNLNFNINTTIGIENLRNLKKWFNLDDVGYLKQTHSDIILNYEEDKKGLEGDALITDKNNIAIGVFTADCVPVLLYDKVKKVIGAVHSGWKGTCDLIVKKTICKMKKEFSSIDSDIVVYIGPHNKSCCYEFGAESLSQFENSGMYNINEIYKNGKLDLQKCIIKQCESENVHNIKCLDICTMCSSTHKMHSYRRDSKNAGRMFSFIIKK encoded by the coding sequence ATGTATACAAAAAAAGAGGACAAATATAGTTTTTTAGAATTTAAGGATGATAATTTTGAGTTGTACTTTTCTACAGCTGAAAATAACTTGAATTTTAATATAAATACAACAATAGGTATAGAAAATCTTCGTAATTTAAAAAAATGGTTTAACCTAGATGATGTAGGTTACTTAAAGCAAACTCACAGTGATATCATTTTAAACTATGAGGAGGATAAGAAGGGTCTAGAAGGTGATGCATTAATTACAGATAAAAATAACATTGCTATTGGAGTGTTTACAGCTGATTGTGTTCCTGTTCTTTTATATGATAAGGTTAAAAAAGTTATAGGGGCTGTTCATAGCGGCTGGAAAGGAACGTGTGATTTAATAGTAAAGAAAACAATATGCAAAATGAAAAAAGAATTTTCATCTATTGATTCAGATATAGTTGTTTATATTGGACCACATAATAAGTCATGCTGTTACGAGTTTGGAGCTGAAAGCTTAAGCCAATTTGAAAACAGTGGTATGTATAACATAAACGAAATTTATAAAAATGGTAAGTTGGATTTGCAGAAATGTATAATAAAGCAGTGCGAAAGTGAAAATGTTCATAATATAAAATGTCTAGATATATGCACAATGTGCTCAAGTACCCACAAAATGCATTCATATAGACGCGATTCAAAAAATGCAGGAAGAATGTTTTCGTTTATAATTAAAAAATAA
- a CDS encoding methyl-accepting chemotaxis protein, with protein MNFTLMKKIKKERKISIAYKIALIVGILIISIMMIADGIIYYETYTNIYGINKSNMKVVSSEIYNNFKTLVLLQSNEVKNLSNDSDLKNIAVNPKDASEIEHFKNKINTEEKNNEEVENVFFAGKDGITLIASNSDYFGYDNSHFDYIKKALNGKASMSSVYISVMTSKPVITFVSPVKDQNGTVLGVAGKTIYIDYFSKRFDKFKYMGNGYIFIVDSNNKVVYHPQKYYINKENTISEIKKVEGKKNFFNKEDYETINYSFNDTRYFASVVSIPDMKLVFVLTSTENSFQSIPKQTGYIIVIITLLSILITIPILVFIIKLIFKPMKKLMRDTQEISKGNLRVKNCINRGDEVGILSKSFYSMVSNVSGLLERVKRVSKELIDINLVVKASYDNTNSNMEVINNSMQLSSKNSTKIFYDLENWFETYENISLRVENIRKSSGKMSDLSKDIKEFNTMGIESIKTLISINEFFRQSIKEVNITFKELQDNTANIKDIINLVKGISNSTKMLALNASIEASRLGDAGKGFDVVAANIKKLSYNVETQITGIDSIASKINNKISDMQGKMDSLNDEYKEQIEAIKTAKENYTNVFSMVEEINNNIKTIDENANYVSLKNQNVYDEFKNISEFYNEFNKSIEEIRIIMNKQYNSTKNINSMISKMDVASMELKENMSKFNL; from the coding sequence ATGAATTTTACATTGATGAAAAAGATAAAGAAAGAAAGGAAAATATCAATAGCGTACAAAATAGCACTTATAGTAGGAATATTAATAATTTCTATTATGATGATTGCAGATGGCATTATTTATTATGAAACCTATACCAATATATACGGAATAAATAAAAGCAACATGAAAGTAGTTTCTTCTGAAATATACAATAATTTTAAGACCTTAGTATTGCTTCAAAGTAATGAAGTGAAAAATCTCTCAAATGATTCTGATTTGAAAAATATAGCGGTAAATCCCAAAGATGCTTCTGAAATAGAACATTTTAAAAATAAAATTAACACAGAAGAGAAGAATAATGAAGAGGTGGAAAATGTATTTTTTGCAGGAAAGGATGGAATAACTTTAATAGCAAGTAATAGTGACTACTTTGGATATGATAATTCTCACTTTGATTACATAAAGAAAGCACTTAATGGTAAGGCGTCTATGAGCTCTGTTTATATATCCGTTATGACAAGTAAACCGGTTATAACCTTTGTAAGTCCCGTTAAAGACCAAAATGGAACTGTACTTGGTGTAGCTGGTAAAACCATATATATCGACTATTTTTCAAAAAGATTTGATAAGTTTAAATATATGGGAAATGGGTATATTTTTATAGTAGATTCAAATAATAAAGTAGTGTATCACCCACAAAAATATTACATAAATAAAGAGAATACAATTAGTGAAATAAAAAAAGTTGAAGGTAAAAAGAATTTTTTTAATAAAGAAGATTATGAGACTATAAATTACAGTTTTAATGATACAAGATATTTTGCGTCTGTAGTCAGTATTCCTGATATGAAATTAGTTTTTGTGTTAACCAGTACTGAAAACTCTTTTCAAAGTATACCGAAGCAAACAGGTTATATTATAGTTATTATAACACTTCTATCTATTTTAATTACCATACCTATTTTAGTATTTATAATCAAACTAATTTTTAAACCTATGAAGAAACTCATGAGAGATACACAGGAAATATCTAAAGGTAATTTAAGAGTGAAAAATTGCATAAATAGGGGTGATGAGGTCGGAATATTATCAAAATCCTTTTATTCAATGGTTAGTAATGTTAGCGGACTATTAGAAAGGGTAAAACGGGTTTCTAAGGAGCTTATAGATATAAATTTAGTAGTAAAGGCTTCTTATGATAATACTAATAGTAATATGGAAGTTATAAATAATAGCATGCAGCTAAGTTCAAAAAACTCTACTAAAATCTTTTATGATTTGGAAAATTGGTTTGAAACTTATGAAAATATAAGTCTTAGGGTTGAAAATATAAGAAAATCTTCTGGTAAAATGAGTGATTTATCAAAGGATATAAAAGAATTTAACACTATGGGTATTGAAAGCATTAAAACTCTTATAAGTATTAATGAATTTTTTAGGCAAAGTATAAAAGAAGTAAATATAACCTTTAAAGAGCTTCAAGATAATACAGCAAATATAAAAGATATAATAAATTTAGTGAAGGGTATATCGAACAGTACAAAAATGCTGGCATTAAATGCATCCATAGAAGCTTCAAGATTAGGAGATGCTGGAAAAGGCTTTGATGTAGTAGCCGCCAATATTAAAAAGCTATCTTATAATGTAGAAACTCAAATTACAGGTATTGATTCTATAGCCTCTAAAATAAATAACAAGATATCAGATATGCAAGGGAAAATGGATTCACTTAATGATGAATATAAAGAACAAATAGAGGCAATTAAAACTGCTAAAGAAAACTATACAAATGTATTTTCTATGGTAGAGGAAATAAATAATAATATAAAGACTATAGATGAAAATGCTAATTATGTAAGTCTTAAAAACCAAAACGTATATGATGAATTTAAAAATATAAGTGAATTTTATAATGAATTCAATAAGTCTATAGAAGAGATAAGAATAATCATGAATAAACAATATAACTCAACAAAAAATATTAACAGCATGATAAGTAAAATGGATGTAGCATCAATGGAACTTAAAGAGAACATGAGTAAATTCAATTTATAA
- the ftsZ gene encoding cell division protein FtsZ, which produces MLDFDVDVQQFAQIKVIGCGGGGNNAVNRMILEGLKNVEFIAINTDKQALALSQASQKIQIGDKLTKGLGAGANPEIGQKAAEESKDEISQAIKGADMVFITAGMGGGTGTGAAPVVAEIAKSMGILTVGVVTKPFPFEGRKRMLHAESGIKTLKERVDTLVTIPNERLLAIVDKKTTLVEAFKSADDVLRQGVQGISDLITIPGLVNLDFADVRTVMINKGLAHMGTGRGAGDTRASDAAKQAISSPLLETSIVGATGVLLNVTGGEDLGLLEINEAARVVQEAADPDANIIFGAVIDENLKDEIRITVIATGFENDGENGEIIRREVKAETQESKPQQEAASALDNTGSFESPEKDLNIPAFLRRQNKNKY; this is translated from the coding sequence GTGCTTGATTTTGATGTTGATGTTCAACAGTTTGCTCAAATAAAGGTAATAGGCTGTGGCGGTGGAGGTAACAATGCCGTTAACAGAATGATTTTAGAAGGACTTAAAAATGTGGAATTTATTGCCATAAACACAGATAAGCAGGCATTGGCTCTTTCACAAGCATCACAAAAGATTCAAATAGGTGATAAGCTTACTAAAGGTTTAGGAGCAGGTGCTAATCCTGAGATTGGTCAAAAGGCTGCAGAAGAAAGCAAGGATGAAATATCACAAGCCATAAAGGGTGCTGATATGGTATTTATAACTGCTGGTATGGGTGGTGGAACAGGAACTGGTGCGGCTCCAGTTGTTGCTGAGATAGCAAAATCCATGGGTATCCTTACTGTTGGAGTTGTTACAAAGCCATTCCCATTTGAAGGAAGAAAGAGGATGCTTCATGCTGAATCAGGAATAAAGACACTAAAAGAAAGAGTGGATACTTTAGTTACAATTCCAAACGAAAGATTGCTTGCAATTGTAGATAAAAAAACAACACTTGTAGAAGCTTTTAAATCAGCAGATGATGTTTTAAGACAAGGTGTACAAGGTATATCTGATTTAATCACTATTCCTGGTCTTGTAAATCTTGACTTTGCTGATGTAAGAACTGTTATGATAAATAAAGGACTTGCTCACATGGGTACTGGAAGAGGTGCTGGAGATACAAGAGCTAGCGATGCTGCTAAACAAGCAATATCTAGCCCGCTTTTAGAAACATCTATAGTTGGTGCTACAGGAGTGCTTTTAAATGTAACAGGTGGAGAAGATTTAGGTCTTCTTGAAATAAATGAAGCAGCAAGAGTTGTACAAGAAGCAGCAGATCCAGATGCAAATATTATATTTGGAGCTGTTATAGATGAAAATTTAAAAGATGAAATAAGAATAACTGTTATAGCAACAGGCTTCGAAAATGACGGAGAAAATGGAGAGATTATAAGAAGAGAGGTAAAGGCTGAAACTCAAGAATCTAAACCTCAACAGGAAGCAGCAAGTGCACTTGATAACACAGGCAGCTTTGAATCACCTGAAAAAGATCTTAATATACCCGCATTTTTAAGAAGACAAAATAAAAATAAATATTAA
- a CDS encoding response regulator transcription factor codes for MAGEKILVVDDEAHIVKLIKFNLENNGYKVITAEDGGEALEKAKVEVPQLVLLDLMLPVMDGYDVCREIRKDQSISNMPVIMITAKGEELDKILGLELGADDYITKPFSVRELVARVKAVLRRTKVEYIDKSFKFGNIQIDFQRHNVTKEGEKIELTLKEFELLQVLIKNKGRVMTRDFLLDKIWGYEYIGETRTVDVHVRHLRQKIEDDDKRPKYIETIRGIGYRFNYSGD; via the coding sequence ATGGCGGGAGAAAAAATACTTGTTGTTGATGATGAAGCTCATATAGTGAAGCTCATAAAGTTCAATTTGGAGAACAATGGATACAAGGTTATTACAGCGGAAGATGGAGGGGAAGCTCTGGAAAAGGCAAAGGTTGAGGTTCCTCAGTTGGTTCTTTTAGATTTAATGCTTCCGGTTATGGATGGCTATGATGTTTGTAGAGAAATAAGAAAAGATCAATCCATTTCTAACATGCCAGTAATAATGATAACGGCAAAGGGAGAAGAATTAGATAAGATACTAGGACTAGAGCTTGGAGCCGATGATTATATAACTAAGCCATTTTCAGTAAGGGAATTAGTGGCTAGAGTAAAAGCTGTACTAAGAAGAACTAAGGTAGAGTATATAGATAAAAGCTTTAAATTTGGAAATATTCAAATAGATTTTCAAAGACATAATGTTACAAAAGAAGGTGAAAAGATAGAGCTAACTCTTAAGGAATTTGAACTTCTACAAGTGCTTATAAAAAATAAAGGTAGAGTTATGACAAGGGATTTTTTACTGGACAAAATATGGGGCTACGAATATATTGGAGAAACTAGAACAGTAGATGTGCATGTAAGACATCTGAGACAAAAAATTGAAGATGATGATAAAAGACCTAAGTATATAGAAACTATAAGAGGAATAGGGTATAGATTTAACTATAGTGGTGATTAA
- the pnpS gene encoding two-component system histidine kinase PnpS: MKKKLVLYNLGILIVTLIMITVLFIKIEDYEYRQNVEQQLEESSRIVSNVIDANKNKDIDRVLKDTFKNSNMRITYINKNGVVLYDNEIDAKKLDNHNKRVEVISARKNGYGTSIRFSNSLKNNIIYYAKVRKDNTVIRTAIELSSVERFEQRYLKFYIYVIGLSVAAAIFLSFKLSYVILNPIRDLQNTSSRIARGELETRVNVDTKDEIGQLGKTFNNMASRLQDTIKESIEKQKKLEAILESMDSGVIAVDKKHKIIMINPYAEKIFGIDKNIIGLNLMDCIRNYEFEDIFNKRTDGYAEIKTSWPKERNLRIKTADIINGYECIGTVAVVQDITDIRKLENMRTQFVANVSHELKTPLTSIKGFSETLRYVDDQKQKGEFLDIIDDEVDRLTRLISDILTLSDIEIRQSFKKEEVNVNIVINAVYELLKKSAKVKNIDIKLEGDMVPNLIGDNDKFKQMIINLVDNAIKYTEKGGEVVVSKKCIEDKLVISIKDSGVGIPENHLERIFERFYRVDKARSRANGGTGLGLAIVKHIVMNFNGNINIESKVNVGSKFIITIPYKS, encoded by the coding sequence GTGAAGAAAAAACTTGTACTATACAATTTGGGAATTTTAATAGTAACTTTAATAATGATAACCGTCTTATTCATAAAAATTGAGGATTATGAGTACAGACAAAATGTAGAACAGCAGCTTGAAGAAAGTAGTAGGATAGTATCTAACGTTATTGATGCAAATAAAAATAAAGATATAGATAGAGTGCTTAAAGATACCTTCAAAAATTCAAATATGAGGATTACATACATAAATAAAAATGGAGTAGTTTTATATGATAATGAAATAGATGCAAAAAAACTTGATAATCATAATAAACGGGTAGAGGTTATATCTGCAAGAAAAAATGGCTATGGAACTAGTATAAGATTTAGTAATTCTTTAAAAAACAATATAATCTATTATGCTAAAGTCAGAAAGGACAATACTGTAATTAGGACAGCCATTGAACTTTCATCTGTGGAAAGATTTGAACAAAGATATCTGAAATTTTATATTTATGTTATAGGACTAAGTGTTGCAGCAGCAATATTTTTATCTTTTAAACTTTCTTATGTTATTTTAAATCCTATAAGGGATCTTCAAAATACCAGTTCTAGAATAGCAAGAGGGGAATTAGAAACAAGAGTTAATGTTGATACAAAAGATGAGATAGGACAGCTTGGTAAAACCTTCAACAATATGGCATCTAGGCTTCAAGATACAATAAAGGAGTCTATTGAAAAACAAAAAAAATTAGAAGCCATATTAGAGAGTATGGATAGTGGAGTTATTGCAGTAGATAAAAAGCATAAAATAATAATGATAAATCCATATGCAGAAAAAATATTTGGTATAGATAAAAATATAATAGGACTAAATCTTATGGACTGCATAAGGAATTATGAATTTGAAGACATATTTAATAAAAGGACAGATGGCTATGCAGAAATAAAAACTTCTTGGCCCAAAGAAAGAAATCTAAGAATAAAAACAGCGGATATAATAAATGGATATGAATGTATTGGAACTGTTGCAGTAGTTCAAGATATAACGGATATAAGAAAGCTTGAAAATATGAGAACTCAATTTGTAGCAAATGTATCCCATGAATTAAAAACACCACTTACGTCAATAAAAGGATTTTCTGAAACCTTAAGATATGTAGATGATCAAAAACAAAAGGGAGAATTCCTTGATATAATTGATGATGAAGTAGATAGGCTTACTAGACTTATAAGTGATATATTAACTCTTTCAGACATAGAAATTAGACAATCATTTAAAAAGGAAGAGGTAAATGTCAATATAGTAATAAATGCAGTATATGAATTATTAAAAAAATCAGCTAAGGTTAAAAATATAGACATAAAATTAGAGGGTGACATGGTTCCAAATTTAATAGGAGATAATGATAAGTTTAAGCAGATGATTATAAATTTGGTGGACAATGCTATAAAGTATACCGAAAAAGGCGGAGAAGTAGTTGTATCTAAAAAATGCATTGAAGATAAGCTTGTTATATCTATTAAGGATAGTGGAGTAGGTATACCGGAAAATCATCTTGAAAGGATATTTGAAAGGTTTTACAGAGTTGATAAGGCACGTTCAAGAGCTAATGGAGGAACAGGTCTTGGTCTCGCTATAGTGAAGCATATAGTCATGAATTTTAATGGAAATATAAACATTGAAAGTAAGGTAAATGTAGGCAGTAAGTTTATAATTACAATACCATATAAATCTTAA
- a CDS encoding YlmC/YmxH family sporulation protein produces the protein MDIPAHSISAMKSMEVIDINTGTKLGLIKDLKIDIEECKIISIILPGVKVGGWFSKEKYIEIEWSDIQKIGVDVILVNGDNLFENKD, from the coding sequence ATGGATATACCTGCGCATTCTATAAGTGCAATGAAGTCTATGGAGGTTATAGATATTAATACTGGAACAAAGCTCGGACTCATCAAAGATTTAAAAATTGATATTGAGGAGTGTAAAATAATATCAATAATACTTCCAGGAGTAAAAGTAGGAGGATGGTTTTCTAAAGAAAAATATATAGAAATCGAATGGTCGGATATACAGAAAATAGGCGTGGATGTAATACTTGTGAATGGTGACAATTTATTTGAAAATAAGGATTGA
- a CDS encoding phosphate ABC transporter substrate-binding protein, producing the protein MKSKKIKLMAAAVTMTIMASLFVGCSSSSNQTDSSTKKDAKKISGSITLSGSTALQPLAEKSVDGFKEKNPDVSVNVQGGGSGTGLNQVLQGAVEIGNSDIFAEEKLNADDAKKLTDHKVCAIGFAVVTSSDVTVKNLTKQQVQDIFTGKVTNWSGVGGPDEAINIVHRPKSSGTRATFTKTVMDGKDEKDDIGTTQDASGSVKTSMTSTKGSISYLAFSYLVTDEGKKDINMVSLDGVEPTSKNVESGKYPFWSYEHMYTKGKGNDVAKAFIDYMMSSDNKALIEKMGYISSSDIKK; encoded by the coding sequence ATGAAAAGTAAAAAAATCAAATTAATGGCTGCAGCGGTAACGATGACAATTATGGCTAGTTTATTTGTAGGCTGTAGTTCAAGTTCTAACCAAACTGACTCAAGCACTAAGAAAGATGCAAAGAAGATATCTGGTTCAATAACACTCTCTGGATCTACTGCACTTCAACCATTAGCAGAAAAATCTGTGGATGGATTTAAAGAAAAAAATCCTGATGTAAGTGTAAATGTTCAAGGAGGAGGAAGCGGTACTGGATTGAATCAAGTTCTTCAAGGAGCAGTTGAAATTGGAAATTCTGATATTTTTGCAGAAGAAAAATTAAATGCAGATGATGCAAAAAAATTAACAGATCACAAAGTTTGTGCAATAGGCTTTGCTGTAGTTACTAGCAGTGATGTAACTGTAAAGAATTTAACAAAACAGCAAGTTCAAGATATATTTACAGGTAAAGTAACAAATTGGAGCGGCGTTGGTGGACCTGACGAAGCAATAAATATAGTTCATAGACCTAAATCATCAGGAACAAGAGCAACATTCACTAAAACAGTTATGGATGGAAAAGATGAAAAGGATGATATAGGAACTACACAAGATGCAAGCGGATCAGTTAAAACATCAATGACAAGCACTAAAGGTTCTATAAGTTATTTGGCATTCTCTTATCTTGTAACAGATGAAGGTAAAAAAGATATAAACATGGTTTCATTAGATGGAGTAGAACCTACTTCAAAAAATGTTGAAAGCGGAAAATATCCTTTCTGGTCATATGAGCACATGTATACAAAAGGAAAAGGAAATGATGTAGCTAAAGCATTCATTGATTACATGATGAGCAGTGACAATAAAGCTTTAATAGAAAAAATGGGATATATATCATCATCTGATATAAAGAAATAA
- the spoIIGA gene encoding sigma-E processing peptidase SpoIIGA has protein sequence MVVYLDVLIFENSIVNTFLLYITAQTLRIKVKMRYLILAGILGGLYVIVLIIPSLKIFSCLIFKILAAVLMIIMSFRKKNFIFNVKALAIFIMYSMLTAGLCFFIELNYESDSLLNVFIGGISYKWILIAIMIIYMFVNRIIWFINDRKLTQKLIYKIEVVFKDNEKVIKAFLDTGNELREPITNLPVIVAEKNLFGNIKLDDYAKFYVPFRLFDGNMGKLEAFKPSCVKIYIGNEVVVKNIIIALIDNKLSEFNDYNALLSRGSI, from the coding sequence ATGGTTGTCTATTTAGATGTTTTAATTTTTGAAAATTCAATAGTAAATACTTTTTTATTATACATAACAGCTCAAACATTAAGAATAAAAGTTAAAATGAGATATTTAATTTTAGCAGGGATTTTGGGTGGGTTATACGTAATAGTTTTAATAATCCCATCACTTAAGATATTTTCCTGTTTAATATTTAAAATTTTAGCTGCTGTACTTATGATTATTATGTCATTTAGAAAAAAAAATTTCATATTTAATGTGAAGGCATTAGCTATATTTATAATGTATTCGATGCTTACAGCAGGTTTGTGCTTTTTTATAGAGCTTAATTATGAAAGTGACAGTCTCTTGAATGTATTTATTGGTGGCATATCCTATAAATGGATTTTAATAGCTATTATGATTATATATATGTTTGTAAATAGAATTATATGGTTTATAAATGATAGAAAATTAACTCAAAAATTAATTTATAAAATAGAAGTAGTGTTTAAGGATAACGAGAAAGTAATAAAAGCTTTTTTAGATACAGGAAATGAGCTTAGAGAACCAATTACAAATTTACCTGTTATTGTTGCTGAAAAAAATTTGTTTGGCAATATTAAATTAGATGATTATGCCAAATTTTATGTTCCATTTAGATTGTTTGATGGTAATATGGGTAAATTAGAAGCCTTCAAACCATCTTGTGTAAAGATATATATTGGTAATGAAGTTGTGGTAAAAAATATAATCATAGCTTTAATAGATAATAAATTAAGTGAATTTAATGATTACAATGCGCTTCTTTCTAGAGGCAGTATCTAA
- the sigE gene encoding RNA polymerase sporulation sigma factor SigE, giving the protein MKFLLQLLSKILCRIKMFSGRLYYIGGNDALPPPLTKDEEDDLVNKLVGGDESIRSILIERNLRLVVYIARKFENTGVSVEDLISVGTIGLIKAVNTFDPTKKIKLATYGSRCIENEILMYLRRNSKVKAEISFYEPLNIDWDGNKLLLSDILGTDNDCVYNLIEGEVDKQLLLVALKKLNDREKRIVELRYGLTGVGEKTQKEVADMLGISQSYISRLEKRIIKRLKKEINKML; this is encoded by the coding sequence ATGAAGTTTTTATTACAGCTTTTAAGCAAAATATTGTGTAGAATAAAAATGTTTTCGGGTAGACTGTATTATATAGGTGGAAATGATGCGCTTCCACCACCGCTTACTAAGGATGAGGAAGATGATTTAGTAAATAAGCTTGTAGGTGGCGATGAAAGTATTAGATCAATACTTATAGAAAGAAACTTAAGGCTTGTAGTATATATTGCAAGAAAATTTGAAAATACAGGTGTAAGTGTTGAAGACCTAATTTCTGTTGGAACTATAGGACTTATTAAAGCAGTAAATACCTTTGACCCAACAAAGAAAATAAAGCTAGCAACATATGGTTCTAGATGTATCGAAAATGAAATACTTATGTATTTAAGAAGAAACAGTAAAGTAAAAGCTGAAATTTCATTTTATGAACCACTTAACATAGATTGGGACGGAAATAAACTTCTTTTATCCGACATATTAGGAACTGATAATGATTGCGTATACAATCTTATAGAAGGAGAAGTGGATAAGCAGCTTCTTTTAGTAGCCTTAAAAAAATTAAATGATAGAGAAAAAAGAATAGTTGAATTAAGATACGGGCTTACAGGTGTTGGAGAAAAAACACAAAAGGAAGTTGCGGATATGCTTGGTATATCCCAATCCTATATTTCAAGGCTTGAAAAAAGAATAATTAAAAGACTCAAAAAAGAAATAAATAAAATGTTGTAG